One window of Acidimicrobiia bacterium genomic DNA carries:
- a CDS encoding PRC-barrel domain-containing protein — MQDLRRVLSAGTLAGDPVKNPTGERIGDVKEVMIDLPTGRVAYLVLSYGGFLGMGDKLFAVPWDVVTIDQDDQAVVVDIDKSELERAPGFDNEAWPDFSDATWTKEIHEHYGVPYEWYLT, encoded by the coding sequence ATGCAGGACCTACGGAGGGTGCTCTCGGCCGGGACCCTTGCTGGTGACCCGGTGAAGAACCCGACCGGCGAGCGCATCGGGGACGTCAAGGAGGTCATGATCGATCTTCCGACGGGCCGGGTGGCATACCTGGTTCTCTCGTACGGCGGCTTCCTCGGAATGGGCGACAAGCTGTTCGCCGTGCCTTGGGATGTCGTCACGATCGACCAGGACGACCAAGCCGTCGTCGTCGACATCGACAAGTCGGAGCTCGAACGTGCTCCGGGGTTCGACAACGAAGCGTGGCCCGACTTCTCGGACGCCACGTGGACGAAGGAGATCCACGAGCACTACGGCGTGCCCTACGAGTGGTATTTGACGTGA